The following are from one region of the Cystobacter ferrugineus genome:
- the gspE gene encoding type II secretion system ATPase GspE, producing MSLLADAPPSVPQDAATQVIAHGPATLCGRPLGEILRRTSGLTEDKLQEALQVQADKGGRLGEILVGLKASSEEDVAKALGLQLDLPYLARIFIEEIDPELIKRVPINFAKQARILPLSVEDGAVALAVADPLDTTVLDHARMLLGQDVLPRIALASTIVDAINSVYDRATNEAEQLVGELEAQDLDSIAQEIDEVKDLIDVEGDEAPVIRLVNSVLFRAAKERASDIHIEPMERELLVRFRVDGVLQEIIKPPKRYQSAIVSRVKVMGQLNIAEKRLPQDGRIRIKMAGRDIDIRLSTIPTTYGERIVMRLLDKNTTLLDLTELGMAKSMLDQMEHLIRRPHGIILVTGPTGSGKTTTLYGALSRINTPDLNILTVEDPVEYQLKGIGQMAISPKIGLTFAQGLRSFLRQDPDVIMVGEIRDKETAEIAIQASLTGHLVFSTVHTNDSPSAITRLVDMGVEPFLVASSLTGVLAQRLVRRVCPDCRVQYTPTDEELREIGLNRAMLKERHGVEKIYKAAGCTSCSQNGYRGRTGIYELLLVDDTVRQLALKNVDSSTIKKAGIANGMHTLLDDGARKIALGETTIAEVLSITQEDL from the coding sequence ATGAGCCTGCTCGCTGACGCCCCCCCCTCCGTCCCTCAGGACGCCGCCACCCAGGTCATTGCCCACGGCCCCGCCACCCTGTGCGGCCGGCCTCTCGGGGAGATCCTCCGCCGCACCAGCGGCCTCACGGAGGACAAGCTCCAGGAGGCGCTGCAGGTCCAGGCCGACAAGGGCGGCCGGCTGGGGGAGATCCTCGTGGGCCTCAAGGCCTCGAGCGAGGAGGATGTGGCCAAGGCGCTCGGGCTCCAGTTGGACCTGCCCTACCTGGCGCGCATCTTCATCGAGGAGATCGACCCGGAGCTCATCAAGCGCGTGCCCATCAACTTCGCCAAGCAGGCGCGCATCCTGCCCCTGTCCGTGGAGGACGGGGCCGTGGCGCTCGCGGTCGCGGATCCGCTGGACACCACGGTGTTGGATCACGCGCGCATGCTGCTCGGCCAGGACGTGCTGCCGCGCATCGCGCTCGCCTCCACCATCGTGGACGCCATCAACAGCGTCTACGACCGCGCCACCAACGAGGCCGAGCAGCTCGTGGGCGAGCTGGAGGCGCAGGATCTGGATTCGATCGCCCAGGAGATCGACGAGGTCAAGGACCTCATCGACGTGGAGGGCGACGAGGCGCCGGTCATCCGGCTCGTCAACTCGGTGCTCTTCCGCGCCGCCAAGGAGCGCGCGAGCGACATCCACATCGAGCCCATGGAGCGCGAGCTGCTGGTGCGCTTCCGGGTGGACGGCGTGCTGCAGGAGATCATCAAGCCGCCCAAGCGCTACCAGAGCGCCATCGTCAGCCGCGTGAAGGTCATGGGGCAGCTCAACATCGCGGAGAAGCGCCTGCCGCAGGACGGCCGCATCCGCATCAAGATGGCCGGCCGCGACATCGACATCCGTCTGTCCACCATCCCCACCACGTATGGCGAGCGCATCGTCATGCGTCTGCTCGACAAGAACACCACGCTGTTGGATCTGACCGAGCTGGGCATGGCCAAGAGCATGCTCGATCAGATGGAGCACCTCATCCGGCGCCCGCACGGCATCATCCTGGTGACGGGCCCCACCGGTAGCGGCAAGACGACCACGCTCTACGGCGCGCTCTCGCGCATCAACACCCCGGACCTCAACATCCTCACCGTCGAGGACCCGGTCGAGTACCAGCTCAAGGGCATTGGCCAGATGGCCATCAGCCCGAAGATCGGCCTGACGTTCGCCCAGGGGCTGCGCTCCTTCCTGCGTCAGGACCCGGACGTCATCATGGTGGGCGAGATCCGCGACAAGGAGACGGCGGAAATCGCCATCCAGGCGTCGCTCACGGGCCACCTGGTGTTCTCCACGGTGCACACCAACGACTCGCCCAGCGCCATCACCCGTCTGGTGGACATGGGCGTGGAGCCCTTCCTCGTGGCCTCCTCGCTCACCGGCGTGCTCGCCCAGCGTCTGGTGCGCCGCGTGTGCCCGGACTGCCGCGTGCAGTACACGCCCACCGACGAGGAGCTGCGCGAGATTGGCCTCAACCGCGCGATGCTCAAGGAGCGCCACGGGGTGGAGAAGATCTACAAGGCCGCCGGGTGCACGTCCTGCAGCCAGAACGGCTACCGCGGCCGCACGGGCATCTACGAGCTGCTGCTCGTGGACGACACCGTGCGCCAGCTCGCCCTCAAGAACGTGGACTCCTCCACCATCAAGAAGGCGGGCATCGCCAATGGCATGCACACGCTGCTGGACGACGGCGCGCGGAAGATCGCCCTGGGCGAGACGACGATCGCCGAGGTGCTGAGCATCACCCAAGAGGATCTCTAA
- the gspD gene encoding type II secretion system secretin GspD, translating to MKTLPSWLLLLSLAMASPALAQRPTPPGSADRQITPQGTPPEGNGSTVRPTPTCEEVRRRARYNIYFDKVDIEKLVQTVSDATCRTFILPENVRGKISILGPENGRVEVDADQFYAAFLAALDANGLSVYQHGRFLKIVDKRAAKQNPIPTLMDDEGTYTGNEQMITKLFRIKNVEVEPLRGVLQQLVSKDGDTIPYPPDIVIINDVGSNVRRLERIIEQLDTRSASDEVRIIQVQYATAQDIAATVQKLFEQKGGTPNPGMPQQGRTPRGAPAVMTPPGGSMGETMPGSSPGGDSASGPVTFSQMIPDERTNKLIVVASPAAFERIQSLVRELDIPTAGTERINVYPLENANSEEIASTLQTLSQGTGNRPRSPVPVPGVPGGPRQQGSSGAAELFSGEVKISADKGTNSLVIIASQSDYRSLVRVIRELDKPRRQVFVEAVIMEVNLDRNRDFGLNLHSGYQVPTPLGTGSGLVGTKYSTSGLPPSFSLANLASFGGFLAGLQGPVIPELKALGIDIPAFGIVLHALQQSSDVNVLSTPHLLTSDNEEAEITVGQNVPFQSGFSPSSLGSAVGGLTGTGTNTGVNSLLGSLGGLGSMYAPITRQNVELKLTIKPQINESDFIRMAITEQTEEIASTDPVLGPTTSKRSAKTTVVAKDQETVVIGGIMQERTLESVSKVPILGDVPLLGHLFRSTNQRKTKTNLLLFLTPYIIREQSDFRRIFERKMQERQQFVEQFYGQVAGYDVPVDFERKSGPLGRMRRTVLTEEQKAENGGPGMPGERILRPASGTPAPSPAPSTGTSTVAPGEVSPGAGGLQTPATTETPEVQPPSAPPPEDPERLRIQPDTGDQE from the coding sequence ATGAAGACGCTTCCGTCCTGGTTGCTCCTGCTGTCCCTGGCGATGGCCTCGCCCGCCCTGGCCCAGCGCCCCACTCCTCCCGGCTCCGCCGATCGGCAGATCACCCCGCAGGGCACCCCCCCCGAGGGAAATGGCTCGACCGTGCGGCCCACGCCCACGTGCGAGGAGGTGCGCCGCCGCGCCCGCTACAACATCTACTTCGACAAGGTGGATATCGAAAAGCTGGTGCAGACGGTGTCGGACGCCACGTGCCGCACCTTCATCCTCCCGGAGAACGTGCGCGGGAAGATCTCCATCCTCGGCCCGGAGAACGGGCGCGTGGAGGTGGACGCGGACCAGTTCTACGCGGCCTTCCTCGCGGCGCTCGATGCCAACGGCCTGTCCGTCTACCAGCACGGGCGCTTCCTGAAGATCGTGGACAAGCGCGCCGCCAAGCAGAACCCCATCCCCACGCTCATGGACGATGAGGGCACCTACACGGGCAACGAGCAGATGATCACCAAGCTGTTCCGCATCAAGAACGTGGAAGTGGAGCCGCTGCGCGGCGTGCTCCAGCAGCTCGTGTCCAAGGACGGCGACACCATCCCGTACCCGCCGGACATCGTCATCATCAACGACGTGGGCTCCAACGTGCGCCGCCTCGAGCGCATCATCGAGCAGCTCGACACGCGCTCGGCCAGCGACGAGGTGCGCATCATCCAGGTGCAGTACGCCACCGCCCAGGACATAGCCGCCACGGTGCAGAAGCTCTTCGAGCAGAAGGGCGGCACCCCCAACCCGGGCATGCCCCAGCAGGGCCGCACCCCGCGCGGCGCCCCCGCGGTGATGACCCCGCCGGGAGGCTCGATGGGCGAGACCATGCCCGGCAGCAGCCCGGGCGGCGACTCGGCCAGCGGCCCGGTGACGTTCTCGCAGATGATTCCGGATGAGCGCACCAACAAGCTCATCGTCGTGGCCAGCCCCGCGGCCTTCGAGCGCATCCAGAGCCTGGTGCGCGAGCTGGACATCCCCACCGCGGGCACCGAGCGCATCAACGTCTACCCGCTGGAGAACGCCAACTCGGAGGAGATCGCCAGCACCCTGCAGACGCTCTCCCAGGGCACCGGCAACCGGCCGCGCTCGCCCGTCCCCGTGCCGGGAGTGCCGGGCGGCCCCCGTCAGCAGGGCTCGAGCGGCGCCGCCGAGCTCTTCTCCGGCGAGGTGAAGATCTCCGCGGACAAGGGCACCAACTCGCTCGTCATCATCGCCAGCCAGAGCGACTACCGCAGCCTCGTGCGCGTCATCCGCGAGCTGGACAAGCCCCGGCGCCAGGTGTTCGTCGAGGCGGTCATCATGGAGGTCAACCTGGACCGCAACCGCGACTTCGGGTTGAACCTGCACAGCGGCTACCAGGTCCCCACGCCGCTGGGCACCGGCTCGGGCCTGGTGGGCACCAAGTACAGCACCAGCGGCCTGCCCCCCTCCTTCTCGCTCGCCAACCTGGCCAGCTTCGGTGGCTTCCTCGCGGGCCTCCAGGGCCCCGTCATCCCCGAGCTCAAGGCGCTGGGCATCGACATCCCCGCCTTCGGCATCGTGCTGCACGCGCTCCAGCAGAGCTCGGACGTCAACGTGCTCTCCACGCCCCACCTGCTCACCAGCGACAACGAGGAGGCGGAGATCACCGTGGGCCAGAACGTGCCCTTCCAGTCCGGCTTCTCGCCCTCGTCGCTGGGCTCGGCCGTGGGCGGACTCACGGGGACCGGGACCAACACGGGCGTGAACTCCCTGCTCGGCTCGCTCGGCGGCCTGGGCAGCATGTACGCCCCCATCACCCGCCAGAACGTGGAGCTCAAGCTCACCATCAAGCCGCAGATCAACGAGAGCGACTTCATCCGCATGGCCATCACCGAGCAGACGGAGGAAATCGCCTCGACGGATCCGGTGCTCGGCCCCACGACGTCCAAGCGCAGCGCGAAGACGACGGTGGTGGCCAAGGATCAGGAGACGGTGGTCATCGGCGGCATCATGCAGGAGCGCACGCTCGAGTCCGTCTCCAAGGTGCCCATCCTCGGGGACGTGCCCCTGCTGGGCCACCTGTTCCGCTCCACAAACCAGCGCAAGACCAAGACGAACCTGCTGCTCTTCCTCACGCCCTACATCATCCGCGAGCAGTCGGACTTCCGGCGCATCTTCGAGCGCAAGATGCAGGAGCGGCAGCAGTTCGTGGAGCAGTTCTACGGCCAGGTGGCCGGCTACGACGTGCCCGTGGACTTCGAGCGCAAGAGCGGGCCCCTGGGCCGCATGCGCCGCACGGTGCTCACCGAGGAGCAGAAGGCGGAGAACGGCGGTCCCGGCATGCCCGGCGAGCGCATCCTGCGGCCCGCCAGCGGCACGCCCGCCCCCTCGCCCGCTCCCTCTACCGGTACATCCACCGTGGCCCCGGGGGAAGTCTCGCCGGGCGCCGGGGGTTTGCAGACTCCGGCGACAACGGAGACCCCCGAGGTCCAGCCTCCGTCCGCCCCTCCTCCGGAGGATCCGGAGCGGCTGCGCATCCAGCCGGACACCGGAGACCAGGAATAA
- the gspC gene encoding type II secretion system protein GspC — translation MELFFRKYFWTVNLVFILLVALLAAKTVNLFVESALTPLPSGEVAARQKARPTETLASLDIRRMSELTGVAVPEPEPVVAEPTQAAVDPNAAPVKSSLRVKLLGTLVASDKLWSVASIQDMSNQRSFTYMVGDTIEGSSAQVIDIERLRVIVLNNGRKEYIDNQPGDGAVAAYTPPPLPTNTPVQTPPNAGLGNGIRATGENDYEIPRTEIDRTLANLNDVAMQARIVPAFKDGQAQGFKLFSIRPDSIYSKIGVQNGDVIKRINGFELNSPEKALEVYTKLKEASRIEIELERNGSSIRKNYTIR, via the coding sequence ATGGAACTCTTCTTCCGCAAGTACTTCTGGACGGTGAACCTGGTGTTCATCCTGCTCGTCGCGCTGCTGGCGGCGAAGACGGTGAACCTGTTCGTCGAGTCAGCCCTGACGCCCCTGCCCTCGGGTGAGGTGGCGGCACGGCAGAAGGCCCGGCCCACCGAGACGCTGGCCTCGCTGGACATCCGGCGCATGTCCGAACTGACGGGCGTGGCGGTACCGGAGCCCGAACCCGTGGTGGCCGAGCCCACCCAGGCCGCGGTGGATCCCAACGCCGCGCCGGTCAAGAGCAGCCTGCGGGTGAAGCTGCTGGGCACGCTGGTGGCCAGCGACAAGCTGTGGAGCGTGGCGTCCATCCAGGACATGAGCAACCAGCGCTCCTTCACCTATATGGTGGGCGACACCATCGAGGGCAGCAGCGCCCAGGTCATCGACATCGAGCGGCTGCGCGTCATCGTCCTCAACAACGGACGCAAGGAGTACATCGACAACCAGCCGGGTGATGGCGCCGTGGCCGCGTACACGCCGCCGCCCCTGCCCACCAACACGCCCGTGCAGACGCCGCCCAACGCCGGCCTCGGCAACGGCATCCGCGCCACCGGCGAGAACGACTACGAGATTCCCCGCACGGAGATCGATCGCACCCTGGCCAACCTCAACGACGTGGCCATGCAGGCGCGCATCGTGCCGGCCTTCAAGGACGGCCAGGCGCAGGGCTTCAAGCTCTTCTCCATCCGCCCCGACTCCATCTACTCGAAGATTGGCGTCCAGAACGGCGACGTCATCAAGCGCATCAACGGCTTCGAACTCAACAGCCCGGAGAAGGCCCTCGAGGTCTACACCAAGCTGAAGGAAGCCTCGCGGATCGAAATCGAGCTGGAGCGCAACGGCTCGAGCATCCGCAAGAACTACACCATTCGCTAA
- a CDS encoding sigma-54-dependent transcriptional regulator, which produces MTTPPAPTVLIVDDDRANLDSVARIFQREGLETLTASQGAEALERLRRPEVSVMVTDLMMPGMDGQELLKAARTIRPDVEVVLMTAYGTVETAVAAMKDGAYDFITKPLKRHALVKAVQKALEKHDLAAENRVLKAKLAEMSGPGGRAMVGQSPAFRAMMDTLRQAAPSTATVLLLGESGTGKELAARALHEQSQRAKGPFVAINCGALPESILEAELFGVERGAFTGAVSRREGRFERAHGGTLFLDEVGEMPLSAQVKLLRVLQEGEFERLGGTQTVRVDVRIVAATNKDLVREVAEGRFREDLYYRLHVVEVRVPALASRREDIPLLADAFLRRFASKNGKVLRGFSPDALSALENYAWPGNVRELEHAVERAVVLARGDILEVGDLPETVRKGPVGSAGQLVIPIGTPMEEIERRVIHETLRHTKGDKTLAARLLGIAARTIYRKLEREASETPSAGDGPGPLPDE; this is translated from the coding sequence ATGACGACTCCTCCCGCCCCTACCGTCCTGATCGTCGATGATGACCGGGCCAACCTGGACTCCGTCGCGCGCATCTTCCAGCGCGAGGGCCTGGAGACGCTCACCGCCAGCCAGGGCGCCGAGGCGCTCGAGCGGCTGCGCCGGCCCGAGGTGAGCGTCATGGTGACGGATCTGATGATGCCCGGCATGGACGGGCAGGAGCTGCTCAAGGCCGCGCGCACCATCCGCCCGGACGTGGAGGTGGTGCTGATGACGGCCTACGGCACGGTGGAGACGGCGGTGGCCGCCATGAAGGACGGCGCCTACGACTTCATCACCAAGCCGCTCAAGCGCCATGCCCTGGTGAAGGCGGTGCAGAAGGCGCTGGAGAAGCACGACCTGGCGGCGGAGAACCGCGTCCTCAAGGCGAAGCTCGCGGAGATGAGCGGCCCGGGCGGACGCGCCATGGTGGGCCAGTCCCCCGCCTTCCGGGCGATGATGGACACCCTGCGCCAGGCGGCGCCCTCCACCGCCACCGTGCTCCTCTTGGGCGAGTCCGGCACCGGCAAGGAGCTGGCGGCACGGGCCCTCCACGAGCAATCCCAGCGCGCCAAGGGCCCCTTCGTCGCCATCAACTGCGGCGCCCTGCCCGAGAGCATCCTCGAGGCGGAGCTGTTCGGCGTGGAGCGCGGCGCCTTCACCGGCGCGGTGTCCCGCCGCGAGGGCCGCTTCGAGCGCGCCCACGGGGGCACCCTCTTCCTCGACGAGGTGGGGGAGATGCCCTTGAGCGCCCAGGTGAAGCTCTTGCGCGTGCTCCAGGAGGGAGAGTTCGAGCGCCTGGGCGGCACGCAGACCGTGCGGGTGGATGTGCGCATCGTGGCCGCCACCAACAAGGACCTGGTGCGCGAGGTGGCCGAGGGGCGCTTCCGCGAGGACCTCTATTACCGCCTGCACGTGGTGGAGGTGCGAGTGCCGGCGCTCGCCTCGCGCCGCGAGGACATCCCCCTGCTGGCCGACGCCTTCCTGCGCCGCTTCGCGAGCAAGAATGGCAAGGTGCTCCGGGGCTTCTCCCCCGACGCCCTCTCCGCCCTGGAGAACTACGCCTGGCCGGGCAACGTGCGTGAGCTGGAGCACGCGGTGGAGCGCGCCGTGGTGCTCGCCCGTGGCGACATCCTCGAGGTGGGCGACCTGCCGGAGACGGTGCGCAAGGGCCCCGTGGGCTCGGCCGGACAACTCGTCATCCCCATCGGCACCCCCATGGAGGAGATCGAGCGCCGGGTCATCCATGAAACCTTGCGGCACACCAAGGGCGACAAGACCCTCGCCGCCCGCCTGCTGGGGATCGCCGCGCGCACCATCTACCGCAAGCTCGAGCGCGAGGCGTCCGAGACCCCTTCGGCCGGCGATGGCCCCGGCCCGCTCCCGGACGAGTGA